In one window of Desulfonatronum thioautotrophicum DNA:
- a CDS encoding TRAP transporter small permease subunit yields MIDRLLRFLDFLSRVAGWVAAGFVLLIVLLMSGEILSRSLLGKSTMVVSDFSGYFLVAIVLFGLGFTLREDGHIRIKLVRMRLSEPAGRILDVLIALGCAAMTIFALRASLRMVMGSHRLDMRADTVAQTPFWIPQLVIPIGLALLLIQLLAFIIRRVRS; encoded by the coding sequence ATGATCGACCGTTTATTGCGTTTTCTTGATTTCTTGAGTCGCGTCGCCGGGTGGGTCGCGGCGGGGTTCGTGCTTTTGATCGTCCTGTTGATGAGCGGGGAGATTTTGAGCCGGTCCCTGCTGGGCAAGTCCACGATGGTTGTCAGCGACTTCTCCGGCTATTTTCTCGTGGCCATTGTGCTCTTCGGCCTGGGGTTCACCTTGCGCGAGGACGGACATATCCGGATCAAGCTGGTGCGGATGCGCCTTTCGGAGCCGGCTGGCCGCATCCTTGACGTGCTTATCGCCCTGGGCTGCGCGGCCATGACCATCTTCGCCCTGCGGGCCTCTCTGCGCATGGTCATGGGTTCCCATCGCCTGGACATGCGCGCGGACACCGTCGCCCAGACCCCGTTCTGGATTCCCCAACTGGTCATTCCCATCGGGTTGGCCCTGTTGCTCATCCAGCTGCTGGCCTTCATCATCCGGAGGGTACGGTCATGA